Proteins from a genomic interval of Stigmatella erecta:
- a CDS encoding transposase: MEKELEQFRQEVERLKAGRKKGALPYPEALRAFAVRYVEHTVGTGGTMSQAAKSLGVSEPTLYAWKKGERAAHRRAKGPGPKQELVPVVVSKSAG, encoded by the coding sequence ATGGAGAAGGAGTTGGAGCAGTTCCGGCAGGAAGTAGAGCGATTGAAGGCCGGGAGAAAGAAAGGAGCATTGCCCTACCCCGAGGCGCTGCGAGCCTTCGCGGTGCGCTACGTGGAGCATACGGTGGGGACAGGAGGGACGATGAGCCAGGCGGCCAAGAGCCTGGGGGTGTCGGAGCCAACGTTGTATGCCTGGAAGAAGGGGGAGCGCGCAGCGCATCGACGAGCCAAGGGGCCCGGGCCCAAGCAAGAGCTTGTGCCGGTGGTAGTGAGCAAGAGCGCTGGC